Proteins encoded by one window of Clostridium bornimense:
- the ade gene encoding adenine deaminase, whose amino-acid sequence MEKKELKKLIDISAGRIPADVVIKNCKVVDVYTGNIIEGDIAISDNLIAGVGTYEGKEVIDGKGKYAAPGFIDSHIHIESSYLRPEELGRLIVPHGTTTIIADPHEIANVCGFKGIDYMSKASEGTALDIKLMLPSCVPATPLEHSGARIDAKDMIDIMKSDKIHGLGEFMNFPGVVGADDEVLEKLLVAKNEGKVIDGHSPGLVGNDLNAYAAANIKTDHECSTVEEMNDRISRGLYVMLRQGSACHNLRTLAKGVTAFNSKRCLLCADDMQPKTILSIGHLDNSLRICVEENIDPIIAIQMATLNAAECYGLEDRGAIAPGLRADIVLFDNLKDFNVDNVFIAGKEVAAAGEYKLPISYYDISDTIGSFHVKDFCKEKLKLTINSEKANVINILPGGVVTSKEVATISRDENNEFIYDSNKDIVKVAVVERHQNTGNVAVALLKGYGIKEGAIALSVAHDSHNIIVVGVNDDDMAFAVEELINQGGGFVVAKDKVVLESMAMPIGGLMSDKSGEWVDNKLKNIHKVAHEILKVSNDVEPVMTLCFMSLAVIPELKITDMGLFDVTKFQFISIEA is encoded by the coding sequence AGGTGTAGGAACTTATGAAGGTAAAGAAGTAATTGATGGTAAGGGTAAGTATGCTGCTCCTGGTTTTATTGATAGCCATATACATATAGAATCATCATATTTAAGACCAGAGGAGTTAGGAAGGCTTATAGTTCCGCATGGTACAACAACTATAATTGCTGATCCTCATGAAATTGCTAATGTATGTGGATTTAAAGGCATAGATTATATGTCAAAGGCATCAGAAGGAACTGCTTTAGATATAAAATTAATGTTACCATCTTGTGTTCCAGCTACACCACTTGAACATTCTGGAGCTAGAATAGATGCAAAAGACATGATAGATATTATGAAAAGCGATAAAATTCATGGCTTAGGCGAGTTTATGAATTTTCCTGGAGTTGTTGGAGCTGATGATGAAGTTCTAGAAAAGTTATTAGTAGCTAAAAATGAAGGAAAAGTTATTGATGGTCATAGTCCAGGATTAGTAGGAAATGATCTTAATGCTTACGCAGCAGCAAATATTAAAACAGATCATGAATGTTCAACAGTAGAAGAGATGAATGATAGAATTTCTCGTGGTTTATATGTTATGCTACGTCAAGGATCTGCTTGTCATAACCTTAGAACTTTAGCTAAAGGTGTTACAGCATTTAATAGTAAGCGTTGTTTACTTTGTGCAGATGATATGCAACCAAAAACTATTTTAAGTATAGGTCATTTAGACAATAGTTTAAGAATCTGTGTAGAAGAAAACATCGATCCTATAATAGCTATTCAGATGGCAACATTAAATGCAGCAGAATGTTATGGACTTGAAGATAGAGGTGCAATTGCACCAGGATTAAGAGCAGACATTGTTCTTTTTGACAACTTAAAAGACTTTAATGTTGATAATGTTTTTATAGCTGGAAAAGAAGTAGCTGCTGCTGGTGAATATAAACTTCCAATATCTTATTATGATATTAGCGATACAATAGGAAGTTTTCATGTAAAAGATTTTTGTAAAGAAAAACTTAAATTAACTATAAATTCTGAAAAGGCTAATGTTATAAACATTTTACCTGGAGGAGTAGTTACAAGTAAAGAAGTAGCAACTATAAGTCGTGATGAAAACAATGAATTTATTTATGATTCTAATAAAGATATTGTTAAGGTTGCAGTAGTTGAACGTCATCAAAATACAGGTAATGTAGCAGTAGCTTTATTAAAGGGGTATGGAATAAAAGAAGGAGCTATAGCACTTTCAGTAGCCCATGACTCTCACAATATAATAGTAGTTGGTGTAAATGATGATGATATGGCATTTGCAGTAGAAGAACTTATAAATCAAGGCGGAGGATTTGTGGTTGCTAAGGATAAAGTAGTACTTGAAAGTATGGCTATGCCAATAGGTGGACTTATGAGCGATAAAAGTGGGGAATGGGTAGATAATAAACTTAAAAATATACACAAAGTAGCTCACGAAATTCTTAAAGTAAGTAATGATGTGGAACCTGTAATGACACTTTGCTTTATGTCACTTGCAGTTATTCCAGAATTAAAGATTACAGATATGGGACTATTTGATGTTACAAAATTCCAGTTTATATCAATAGAAGCGTAA
- a CDS encoding xanthine/uracil/vitamin C permease, translated as MNKIKIPFFTKGDIGGLTYILTNNIVNYLIVIATLSGVLAWPDEIVYGRVIPGMSIGLLLSGLYYAYMAHKLGKKEGRTDVTALPSGVSTPAMFVILYGVIMPLHYALGDPELTWSAAVAACFIGGLVEFIGGFIGPWMKKRIPRAALLGTVAGIGFIWMATQGVFDVFSDPVIGLPILLVAMVGVFGGYIFKKKFPPLVIAIVGGIIYALLLGRTEVDFSGIGFYFPNPVNSIQSLINGFAIVLPYLTIIIPIEIYNFIETMDNVEAANAAGDNYSIREAQFADGICTMIAATFGGVVPNTVWLGHAGLKKSGAGIGYSCIGGILLGIAGIFGLFTFFSKLVPPAIAAVTYLWCAVVMVSQAFKDCKAKHYAAIGVAMIPPVADYLFTQITGAVGYADVWTEVLPSGIEGYGTEVSQYLIDHGVMWRGVAEVKPGAIIIGIILGTITAFIIDKRLDKVAITALIAAVLSLFGFIHSASLGVYPKSQFMIGYLIVAVLCYILHLGHGKWFDAPDDYEYV; from the coding sequence ATGAATAAAATTAAGATTCCGTTTTTTACAAAAGGAGATATAGGTGGATTAACGTATATACTTACAAATAATATAGTTAACTATCTTATTGTTATAGCAACATTATCAGGAGTTTTAGCATGGCCAGATGAAATAGTTTATGGTCGTGTTATCCCTGGTATGTCTATTGGACTTTTATTAAGTGGTTTATACTATGCATATATGGCACATAAACTAGGTAAAAAAGAAGGAAGAACAGATGTAACAGCATTACCTTCAGGTGTATCTACACCAGCAATGTTTGTTATTTTATACGGGGTTATAATGCCACTACACTATGCTTTAGGTGATCCTGAACTTACATGGTCAGCAGCAGTAGCAGCTTGCTTTATCGGTGGACTTGTAGAATTCATCGGTGGATTTATTGGACCTTGGATGAAAAAAAGAATCCCACGTGCAGCTCTTTTAGGAACTGTTGCAGGTATCGGATTTATATGGATGGCTACTCAAGGTGTATTTGATGTATTTAGTGATCCAGTTATAGGTCTACCTATTTTATTAGTAGCTATGGTAGGTGTTTTTGGAGGATATATATTTAAAAAGAAATTCCCACCATTAGTTATAGCTATTGTAGGCGGAATAATTTATGCATTATTACTTGGACGTACAGAAGTAGATTTTTCAGGTATAGGCTTTTATTTTCCAAATCCAGTTAATTCAATTCAATCTCTTATAAATGGATTTGCAATTGTATTACCATATTTAACAATTATAATTCCAATTGAGATTTATAACTTTATTGAAACTATGGACAATGTTGAAGCAGCTAATGCAGCTGGTGATAATTACAGCATTAGAGAAGCTCAATTTGCAGATGGTATTTGTACAATGATTGCTGCAACATTTGGTGGTGTTGTACCAAATACAGTTTGGCTTGGACATGCTGGTCTTAAGAAATCAGGTGCAGGAATAGGATATTCATGTATTGGTGGAATTTTATTAGGTATTGCCGGGATATTTGGATTATTTACATTCTTTAGTAAACTAGTTCCTCCAGCTATAGCAGCTGTAACTTACTTATGGTGTGCTGTTGTTATGGTATCGCAAGCATTTAAAGATTGTAAGGCAAAGCATTATGCAGCAATTGGGGTAGCGATGATCCCACCAGTTGCCGATTATCTATTTACTCAAATTACAGGAGCTGTAGGTTATGCTGATGTTTGGACAGAAGTATTACCTTCAGGTATTGAAGGATATGGCACTGAAGTATCACAATACCTTATCGATCATGGAGTAATGTGGAGAGGTGTAGCAGAAGTTAAACCTGGTGCAATAATAATAGGTATTATTTTAGGCACTATAACAGCATTTATTATTGATAAGAGGTTAGATAAAGTTGCTATAACAGCATTAATAGCAGCAGTTCTTTCACTATTCGGATTTATCCATAGTGCATCATTAGGAGTATATCCCAAATCTCAATTTATGATAGGATATTTAATTGTTGCAGTACTTTGTTACATTCTTCATTTAGGACATGGAAAATGGTTTGATGCTCCAGATGATTATGAATATGTATAG